The following are encoded together in the Anoplopoma fimbria isolate UVic2021 breed Golden Eagle Sablefish chromosome 9, Afim_UVic_2022, whole genome shotgun sequence genome:
- the nfil3-5 gene encoding nuclear factor, interleukin 3 regulated, member 5, whose product MESLSIHIPSTSNKNDMEVDNFSSYSGSLPSPTPEGGARVSRQSKGSKSSASCRRKREFISDEKKDASYWEKRRKNNEAAKRSREKRRLNDMVLENRVMALNEENVRIKTELLQLKLRFGLISTAAYMEKSQQISNSAASVNSSCGSSNGTPNSNAYLSSSGYSSASQVMLNSDSSETEQSCRGERHQYSPRGSVSDLSDGSSRDSPEPMSFNIKTEPSSMEMARLESNGVPNGMQSGAYHGNHTALVSPHQQNAPSAESPMDYQQHQQQQRHMEASSPAPQATSAQRSVILYRSSSGCYPMETQRPEDQQNRAPQHGQHSSASKFSDCSVTITEVAEKLERTKTMDSPQYDYTDGHAESTEELQQRYNPNGQQQQESHHGHYGYQSQERSLQHGESHQNPFAPDLIHNTEEGKSSFPQHNGYLNTLHEDPPVLTYEGGPRAGGFFQENSSTKDTSSSDGDPRSSDKEGSTDDESPSSSSSDISSYHQQAQGAAGSLGEFQAEVKGTALPHKLRLKYRALSNGAAGLQMEATVNTSMSPSPTLPQHPYLALPSNPHGTPTNGESKEVENETEYAEEVNPLNERAEARKEGGKKGSSSSSSRGGRNKRRD is encoded by the coding sequence atggaaagtcTGAGTATACACATCCCATCCACCAGCAACAAAAATGACATGGAGGTCGACAATTTCTCCTCCTACAGTGGCAGCCTCCCATCCCCGACTCCTGAAGGCGGAGCCCGGGTCAGCCGCCAGTCTAAAGGCTCCAAGTCAAGTGCGAGCTGCCGTCGCAAGCGTGAGTTTATTTCCGATGAGAAGAAAGACGCTTCCTATTGGGAAAAACGGAGGAAGAACAATGAGGCAGCCAAGCGCTCAAGGGAAAAGCGTCGCCTGAATGACATGGTGCTGGAGAACCGGGTCATGGCGCTGAATGAAGAGAACGTTCGCATAAAAACGGAGCTCCTCCAGCTCAAGTTGCGCTTTGGCCTCATCAGCACCGCCGCCTACATGGAGAAGAGTCAGCAGATCTCCAACAGTGCTGCCAGTGTAAACAGTAGTTGCGGGAGCAGCAATGGCACCCCAAACAGTAACGCCTACCTCTCAAGCAGCGGCTACTCCAGTGCATCCCAGGTGATGCTGAATTCTGACTCATCAGAAACTGAACAGTCGTGCCGTGGCGAGCGCCACCAGTACTCCCCCCGGGGCTCCGTCTCTGACTTGTCTGACGGCTCCTCCAGGGACAGCCCAGAGCCCATGAGCTTCAACATAAAGACCGAGCCCTCTAGCATGGAGATGGCCAGATTGGAAAGCAACGGGGTCCCCAATGGTATGCAAAGTGGGGCTTACCATGGCAACCACACTGCACTGGTTTCTCCTCACCAGCAGAACGCGCCATCGGCTGAAAGCCCTATGGACTACCAGcagcaccaacagcagcagcgcCACATGGAGGCCTCCAGTCCCGCTCCTCAGGCCACCTCTGCACAGAGGAGCGTCATCTTGTACCGATCCAGCAGTGGCTGTTACCCCATGGAGACCCAGAGGCCCGAGGACCAGCAGAACAGAGCGCCGCAGCATGGCCAGCACTCCTCGGCCTCCAAGTTCTCGGACTGCTCAGTGACCATCACAGAGGTCGCTGAGAAACTAGAGAGGACAAAGACAATGGACTCGCCTCAGTACGATTACACTGATGGTCATGCTGAGTccacagaggagctgcagcaaaGGTACAATCCCAACGGCCAACAACAGCAGGAGAGCCATCATGGGCACTACGGCTACCAGAGTCAGGAGAGAAGTCTTCAGCATGGAGAAAGCCACCAGAACCCCTTTGCCCCAGATCTGATCCACAACACTGAGGAGGGCAAGTCCTCCTTCCCACAGCACAACGGCTACCTCAACACACTGCACGAAGACCCCCCCGTGCTCACCTACGAGGGAGGCCCGCGAGCCGGCGGCTTCTTCCAGGAGAACTCCTCCACTAAAGACACCTCATCCAGTGATGGGGACCCTCGTAGCTCTGATAAGGAGGGCTCCACAGACGACGAGtccccctcctcatcctcctcagaCATCAGCAGCTACCATCAGCAGGCGCAGGGAGCTGCTGGTTCGCTTGGCGAGTTCCAAGCCGAGGTCAAAGGCACTGCCCTGCCCCACAAGCTCCGCCTCAAGTACAGAGCTCTGTCCAACGGGGCAGCAGGACTGCAGATGGAGGCAACAGTCAACACCTCCATGTCCCCCTCTCCCACTTTGCCTCAGCACCCTTACTTAGCTCTACCCAGCAACCCTCATGGCACCCCGACCAACGGGGAGAGCAAAGAGGTGGAGAATGAGACTGAGTATGCGGAAGAGGTCAATCCTCTGAATGAGAGGGCGGAGGCtagaaaggagggagggaaaaagggatccagcagcagcagcagcaggggtgGACGCAACAAGAGGCGAGATTAA